A single window of Streptomyces xanthii DNA harbors:
- a CDS encoding BTAD domain-containing putative transcriptional regulator, producing the protein MGPVRYRLLGPTEALRDDGTPVPVGGARLRVLLTTLALRPGRTVPAALLVDEVWGAEPPADAPGALQALVGRLRRTLGAGAVDSADSGGYRLAATSDDVDLFRFERLTADGLRALADDDPAKAADALDDALALWRGPALADLPDRTAEAARWDARRLDARRARLTALLALGRAESALPELTALCVAHPLDEPLQALRLRALRDTGRAAQALAAYEDVRRGLADRLGADPGPELRSLHAELLDPGTVDRPVRKAAGVRGNLRARLTSFVGREHDIEAIRAELARARLVTLLGPGGAGKTRLSQEVADGLAGGDAVPDGVWLAELAPVGDPEAVPEAVVSALGARETVLRGAGAEELRVASERHGDDPLVRLVEHCADRRMLIILDNCEHVIDAAAALAEQLLARCPGVTVLATSREPLGVPGEALQPVEPLPEPYALRLFGERGAAVRPGFTVDEAPEAVGEICRRLDGLPLAIELAAARLRMLTPRQIADRLDDRFRLLTSGARTALPRQQTLRAVVDWSWDLLDAPERTVLARLSVFSGGCDLAAAESVCATAGADAPDVLEALGSLVDKSLVVAAPDDEGGMRYRLLETVAEYAGDRLDEAGDRESAERAHLTYYRELARTTDPLLRGRHQRAAVARIERDYENLRTALRHAVAARDEQEGLGLVLSLAWFWQMRDLRTDGRTWTREVAALGPDPFAGPARPAPPILERCTDAPPPFTGELLAEARRQLHLCRFATMDMEMDEWRSEAGQERLRIIVDTYRADLPQACRPPGNIWYFAVVMTGDLERLHRLTDITVATCRELGYEWELALVLQLRANLHANRASWAATGIADADESIELFTRLGDEWGVAEALSARGEAHEKLGRFAQAAADFRRAREVAEDMGAHAQSTILQVRLGQVLIELGEAEEGERMLWQALDSARRPANEARPVARMILVGRLASTGRIAEAREQLELLREEFAGQGVNFFHSMLTGMEAMIDVTEGCAESALANVSRAVELAADPLAVIIMPHLMAMQLLTAARALTLRGQDGDTCRAARLIGAADASLPEGHIPNGMERKWRADAEAALRAVLDDADYERERAEGGALSVEEAAALF; encoded by the coding sequence ATGGGCCCCGTGCGCTATCGCCTGCTAGGTCCGACGGAGGCGCTCCGCGACGACGGCACCCCCGTCCCGGTCGGCGGAGCCCGACTCCGCGTGCTCCTGACCACCCTCGCCCTGCGCCCCGGCCGCACCGTCCCCGCCGCCCTGCTCGTCGACGAGGTGTGGGGCGCCGAACCGCCCGCCGACGCCCCGGGCGCCTTGCAGGCCCTCGTCGGACGGCTGCGCCGCACCCTCGGCGCCGGCGCGGTCGACTCGGCGGACAGCGGCGGCTACCGGCTCGCGGCGACCTCCGACGACGTCGACCTGTTCCGCTTCGAGCGGCTCACCGCCGACGGCCTGCGCGCCCTCGCCGACGACGACCCGGCGAAGGCGGCCGACGCCCTCGACGACGCGCTCGCCCTGTGGCGCGGCCCCGCCCTCGCCGACCTCCCCGACCGCACCGCCGAGGCCGCCCGCTGGGACGCCCGCCGCCTCGACGCCCGCCGCGCCCGCCTCACCGCCCTGCTCGCGCTCGGCCGGGCCGAGTCCGCGCTGCCCGAGCTGACCGCCCTGTGCGTGGCGCACCCGCTGGACGAACCGCTCCAGGCGCTGCGGCTGCGCGCCCTGCGCGACACCGGCCGCGCGGCCCAGGCGCTGGCCGCCTACGAGGACGTACGCCGAGGACTGGCCGACCGGCTCGGCGCCGACCCGGGGCCCGAACTGCGCTCACTGCACGCCGAGTTGCTCGACCCCGGCACGGTCGACCGGCCCGTACGGAAGGCGGCCGGGGTGCGGGGCAACCTGCGGGCCCGGCTCACCTCCTTCGTGGGCCGCGAGCACGACATCGAGGCGATCCGCGCCGAACTGGCCCGCGCCCGCCTCGTCACGCTCCTCGGCCCGGGCGGCGCCGGAAAGACCCGCCTGTCGCAGGAGGTCGCCGACGGCCTGGCCGGCGGCGACGCCGTCCCGGACGGGGTGTGGCTGGCCGAGCTCGCCCCCGTCGGCGACCCCGAGGCCGTGCCGGAGGCCGTCGTCAGCGCGCTCGGCGCCCGCGAGACCGTGCTGCGCGGCGCCGGCGCCGAGGAACTGCGCGTCGCGAGCGAGCGGCACGGCGACGACCCGCTCGTCCGCCTCGTCGAGCACTGCGCCGACCGCCGCATGCTGATCATCCTCGACAACTGCGAGCACGTGATCGACGCGGCGGCCGCCCTCGCCGAACAGCTCCTCGCCCGCTGCCCCGGCGTCACCGTCCTCGCCACCAGCCGCGAACCCCTCGGCGTCCCGGGCGAGGCCCTCCAGCCGGTCGAGCCGCTCCCGGAGCCGTACGCGCTGCGGCTGTTCGGCGAGCGCGGCGCCGCCGTGCGCCCCGGGTTCACCGTCGACGAGGCCCCGGAGGCCGTCGGCGAGATCTGCCGCCGCCTCGACGGACTGCCGCTGGCCATCGAACTCGCCGCCGCCCGGCTGCGGATGCTCACCCCGCGCCAGATCGCCGACCGGCTCGACGACCGTTTCCGGCTGCTCACCTCCGGCGCGCGCACCGCGCTGCCCCGCCAGCAGACCCTGCGCGCCGTCGTCGACTGGTCCTGGGACCTGCTCGACGCACCCGAGCGCACCGTCCTCGCCCGGCTGTCCGTGTTCAGCGGCGGCTGCGACCTGGCCGCCGCCGAGTCCGTGTGCGCCACCGCCGGCGCGGACGCCCCCGACGTGCTGGAGGCGCTCGGCTCGCTCGTCGACAAGTCCCTCGTGGTCGCCGCCCCCGACGACGAGGGCGGCATGCGCTACCGGCTCCTGGAGACCGTCGCCGAGTACGCGGGCGACCGGCTCGACGAGGCCGGCGACCGGGAGAGCGCCGAGCGCGCCCACCTCACGTACTACCGCGAACTCGCCCGCACCACCGACCCGTTGCTGCGCGGCCGCCACCAGCGTGCCGCCGTCGCCCGCATCGAGCGCGACTACGAGAACCTGCGCACCGCCCTGCGGCACGCCGTCGCCGCGCGGGACGAGCAGGAGGGGCTCGGGCTCGTCCTGTCGCTCGCCTGGTTCTGGCAGATGCGGGACCTGCGCACCGACGGGCGCACCTGGACGCGGGAGGTCGCCGCGCTCGGCCCCGACCCGTTCGCCGGGCCCGCCCGGCCCGCCCCGCCGATCCTGGAGCGCTGCACCGACGCCCCGCCCCCGTTCACGGGCGAACTCCTCGCCGAGGCCCGCCGCCAGCTCCACCTGTGCCGGTTCGCGACCATGGACATGGAGATGGACGAGTGGCGCTCCGAGGCCGGGCAGGAGCGGCTGCGGATCATCGTCGACACCTACCGGGCCGACCTGCCGCAGGCCTGCCGTCCGCCCGGCAACATCTGGTACTTCGCCGTCGTCATGACCGGCGACCTGGAGCGGCTGCACCGGCTCACCGACATCACCGTCGCGACCTGCCGGGAACTCGGCTACGAGTGGGAGCTCGCCCTCGTCCTGCAACTGCGCGCCAACCTGCACGCCAACCGGGCCTCCTGGGCCGCCACCGGGATCGCGGACGCCGACGAGTCGATCGAGCTGTTCACCCGGCTCGGTGACGAGTGGGGCGTAGCCGAGGCGCTGTCGGCGCGCGGCGAGGCGCACGAGAAGCTCGGCCGGTTCGCGCAGGCGGCCGCCGACTTCCGGCGGGCCCGTGAGGTCGCCGAGGACATGGGCGCGCACGCCCAGTCGACGATCCTCCAGGTGCGGCTGGGGCAGGTGCTGATCGAGCTGGGGGAGGCGGAGGAGGGGGAGCGGATGCTGTGGCAGGCGCTCGACTCCGCGCGACGGCCGGCGAACGAGGCCCGGCCCGTCGCCCGGATGATCCTCGTCGGGCGCCTCGCCTCGACCGGCCGGATCGCCGAGGCGCGGGAGCAACTGGAGCTGCTGCGCGAGGAGTTCGCGGGGCAGGGGGTCAACTTCTTCCACTCCATGCTGACCGGCATGGAAGCGATGATCGACGTCACCGAGGGATGCGCCGAGTCGGCGCTGGCGAACGTGTCGCGGGCCGTGGAGCTCGCCGCGGACCCGCTGGCCGTGATCATCATGCCGCACCTGATGGCGATGCAGCTGCTCACCGCGGCCCGCGCGCTCACCCTGCGCGGGCAGGACGGCGACACGTGCCGTGCGGCCCGGCTGATCGGCGCGGCGGACGCCTCGCTGCCGGAGGGGCACATCCCGAACGGGATGGAGCGCAAGTGGCGGGCCGACGCGGAGGCGGCCCTGCGCGCCGTGCTCGACGACGCGGACTACGAGCGGGAGCGCGCCGAGGGCGGCGCCCTCTCCGTGGAGGAGGCCGCCGCCCTCTTCTGA
- a CDS encoding DHA2 family efflux MFS transporter permease subunit: protein MTTPVAPEASRIPEAVHRRRWAILGVLMLSLLIVVLDNSILNVAIKTISTPAPTGLGATQSELEWAINAYTLVFAGLLFTAGLLGDRVGRKKVLIGGLVVFGIGSALAAESGSPVQLIAFRALMGLGAAFVMPATLAVLMNVFEREEQPKAIGIWAGGVGLAIAIGPITGGLLLDHFWWGSVFLVNVPIVILAVVLMIALVPDSKDPKPGRIDLVGVALSIVGLVLLVYGIIKGGDEGDFTSPQVLATIAAGLAVLVGFVLYEKRSDHPSIDIDYFKNKVFSAAIAAIALVFFALMGVTFFSVFYTQSVRGYSPLQTGALMLPLAVAQLIFAPRARLVVDRFGVRVTTTGGLVLLAAMLAAFTILDADTPIWLLEVMFFLMGTGMAHVMTPTSVVIMQALPREKAGSASALSNTFRQVGGALGIAVLGSVLSTAYRGGIEDKLGLLPPGLRDAAGGSIEATLGVAEKLGPRGEALIGPANDAFLHAMHVTALWGAGVALVSAVVTGLFLPGRPPAAPQGQSGEPEKVGARH from the coding sequence ATGACCACTCCCGTCGCCCCCGAGGCATCTCGGATACCCGAGGCGGTGCACCGCCGCCGCTGGGCCATCCTCGGCGTGCTCATGCTGAGCCTGCTGATCGTCGTCCTCGACAACTCCATCCTGAACGTCGCGATCAAGACGATCTCGACCCCCGCCCCGACGGGCCTCGGCGCCACCCAGAGCGAGCTCGAGTGGGCCATCAACGCCTACACCCTCGTCTTCGCCGGCCTCCTGTTCACGGCCGGCCTGCTCGGCGACCGCGTCGGCCGCAAGAAGGTCCTCATCGGCGGCCTCGTCGTCTTCGGCATCGGCTCCGCGCTCGCCGCCGAGTCCGGCTCCCCGGTGCAGCTCATCGCGTTCCGCGCGCTCATGGGCCTCGGCGCCGCGTTCGTCATGCCCGCCACCCTCGCCGTGCTCATGAACGTCTTCGAGCGCGAGGAGCAGCCCAAGGCCATCGGCATCTGGGCGGGCGGCGTCGGCCTCGCCATCGCCATCGGCCCGATCACCGGCGGCCTGCTGCTCGACCACTTCTGGTGGGGCTCGGTCTTCCTGGTCAACGTGCCGATCGTGATCCTCGCCGTGGTCCTGATGATCGCGCTCGTGCCCGACTCCAAGGACCCCAAGCCCGGCCGCATCGACCTCGTCGGCGTCGCGCTCTCCATCGTCGGCCTCGTCCTGCTCGTCTACGGGATCATCAAGGGCGGCGACGAGGGCGACTTCACCAGCCCGCAGGTCCTGGCCACGATCGCCGCGGGCCTCGCCGTCCTGGTCGGCTTCGTGCTCTACGAGAAGCGCAGCGACCACCCGTCGATCGACATCGACTACTTCAAGAACAAGGTGTTCTCGGCGGCCATCGCCGCGATCGCCCTGGTCTTCTTCGCCCTCATGGGCGTCACGTTCTTCTCCGTCTTCTACACGCAGAGCGTGCGCGGGTACTCGCCGTTGCAGACCGGCGCCCTGATGCTGCCGCTGGCCGTCGCCCAGCTGATCTTCGCGCCGCGCGCCCGGCTCGTCGTCGACCGGTTCGGCGTGCGGGTCACCACGACGGGCGGCCTGGTGCTGCTCGCCGCCATGCTCGCCGCGTTCACGATCCTCGACGCCGACACCCCGATCTGGCTCCTGGAAGTGATGTTCTTCCTGATGGGTACGGGCATGGCCCACGTCATGACGCCGACCAGCGTCGTCATCATGCAGGCCCTGCCGCGCGAGAAGGCCGGCTCGGCGTCCGCGCTGAGCAACACCTTCCGGCAGGTCGGCGGCGCGCTCGGCATCGCCGTCCTCGGCTCCGTGCTCTCCACCGCGTACCGCGGCGGCATCGAGGACAAGCTGGGCCTGCTCCCGCCCGGCCTGCGCGACGCCGCCGGCGGCTCCATCGAGGCGACGCTCGGAGTCGCCGAGAAGCTCGGCCCGCGCGGCGAGGCCCTCATCGGCCCCGCCAACGACGCCTTCCTGCACGCCATGCACGTCACCGCGCTGTGGGGCGCCGGAGTCGCCCTGGTCAGCGCGGTCGTCACCGGCCTCTTCCTGCCCGGCCGGCCGCCCGCGGCACCGCAGGGGCAGAGCGGCGAGCCGGAGAAGGTGGGCGCGCGGCACTGA
- a CDS encoding MFS transporter has product MPLALLALAVGAFGIGTTEFVMMGLLPDVAADLGISIPSAGHLVSAYALGVVIGAPLLAALTARMPRRRVLIGLMVLFVVGNAVSAAAPGEHSLLLARFVSGLPHGAFFGVGAVVATSLVAPERKARSVSLMFLGLTVANVIGVPVATAMGQHLGWRATFLAVSAIGLLAIAALALLVPADHGHGELVGVRGELRALKSLPVWLALGTTVAGFGALFAAYSYITPMLTDAAGYAAGSVTLLLALFGVGATVGNLLGGRLADHHLRGTLFGGLASLVVVLALFPVLMRAQWSAAVAVLLLGTAAFVTGSPLQLMVMEKAAAAPSLASSANQAAFNLANAGGAFIGGLALSAGLGVTSPAPAGAVLAVLGLGVAGVALLVDRRRVVSGGVVAGSGGRVVAGQVLEDAAPAER; this is encoded by the coding sequence ATGCCCCTCGCCCTGCTCGCGCTCGCCGTGGGCGCCTTCGGCATCGGCACGACCGAGTTCGTGATGATGGGACTGCTCCCCGACGTCGCGGCCGACCTCGGCATATCCATCCCCTCCGCCGGACACCTCGTCTCCGCGTACGCCCTCGGCGTCGTCATCGGCGCCCCGCTGCTCGCCGCCCTCACCGCACGCATGCCGCGGCGCCGCGTCCTCATCGGGCTCATGGTCCTCTTCGTCGTCGGCAACGCCGTCTCGGCCGCCGCCCCCGGCGAACACTCCCTTCTCCTCGCCCGTTTCGTCAGCGGCCTCCCGCACGGCGCCTTCTTCGGCGTCGGCGCCGTCGTCGCCACCTCGCTCGTGGCGCCCGAGCGCAAGGCCCGCTCCGTCTCGCTGATGTTCCTCGGCCTCACCGTCGCCAACGTCATCGGCGTCCCCGTCGCCACCGCGATGGGCCAACACCTCGGCTGGCGCGCCACGTTCCTCGCCGTCAGCGCCATCGGACTCCTCGCCATCGCCGCCCTCGCACTGCTCGTTCCCGCGGACCACGGACACGGCGAACTCGTCGGCGTACGCGGTGAACTGCGGGCCCTCAAGTCCCTGCCCGTGTGGCTCGCGCTCGGCACGACCGTGGCCGGATTCGGCGCCCTGTTCGCCGCGTACAGCTACATCACGCCCATGCTCACCGACGCCGCCGGGTACGCCGCGGGGAGCGTGACGCTGCTGCTCGCACTGTTCGGCGTCGGGGCGACCGTCGGGAACCTGCTCGGAGGGCGGCTCGCCGACCACCATCTGCGCGGCACCCTGTTCGGCGGGCTGGCCTCGCTCGTGGTCGTGCTCGCGCTGTTCCCCGTGCTGATGCGGGCGCAGTGGAGCGCGGCCGTCGCCGTGCTGCTGCTGGGGACGGCGGCGTTCGTCACCGGGTCTCCTCTGCAGCTCATGGTGATGGAGAAGGCCGCCGCGGCGCCTTCGCTGGCCTCGTCGGCCAACCAGGCCGCGTTCAACCTCGCCAACGCGGGCGGGGCGTTCATCGGCGGGCTCGCCCTCAGCGCGGGCCTGGGCGTCACCTCCCCGGCGCCGGCCGGGGCCGTCCTCGCCGTCCTCGGACTCGGGGTCGCCGGGGTCGCGCTGCTCGTCGACCGGCGCCGGGTCGTCTCCGGTGGGGTGGTCGCCGGTTCGGGCGGGCGGGTTGTCGCCGGGCAGGTTCTGGAGGACGCCGCTCCTGCCGAGCGGTGA
- a CDS encoding endonuclease/exonuclease/phosphatase family protein, translated as MAQAYYSSDAQESERSGSRLRRLGVRLREDRGYWRRGIVLAVLAVLLGLVMLLHAQIPNTIGNLGSLTETFLPWFGLFVPVLLILGLVRRSATAVIAVLVPVIAWFNLFGGLLLSDKQSGGGDLTVATHNVNADNPDPTRTARDVAASGAQVLALEELTAEDVPVYEKALAATYPFHSVQGTVGLWSKYPLSATRPVDIKLGWTRAMRSTVATPQGDIAVYVAHMPSVRVKLDSGFTASQRDESADALGAAIAHEQLGKVVLLGDLNGTMNDRALNAVTSQMRSTQGAAGSGFGFSWPASFPMARIDQIMVRDIEPVSSWSLPATGSDHLPIAARVKL; from the coding sequence ATGGCGCAGGCGTACTACAGCTCAGACGCCCAGGAATCCGAGCGCAGCGGATCCCGGCTCCGACGCCTGGGAGTCCGGCTGCGCGAGGACCGCGGCTACTGGCGGCGCGGCATCGTCCTCGCGGTGCTCGCGGTCCTGCTCGGCCTCGTCATGCTGCTGCACGCGCAGATCCCCAACACCATCGGCAACCTCGGCTCGTTGACCGAGACCTTCCTGCCCTGGTTCGGCCTCTTCGTCCCGGTGCTGCTGATCCTCGGACTCGTCCGCCGCTCGGCGACCGCCGTGATCGCGGTCCTCGTCCCCGTGATCGCCTGGTTCAACCTCTTCGGCGGTCTCCTGCTCAGCGACAAGCAGTCCGGCGGCGGCGACCTGACCGTCGCCACCCACAACGTGAACGCCGACAACCCCGACCCCACCCGCACCGCCCGAGACGTCGCCGCCTCCGGCGCCCAGGTCCTCGCCCTCGAGGAACTGACCGCCGAGGACGTCCCCGTCTACGAGAAGGCCCTCGCGGCGACCTACCCCTTCCACTCCGTCCAGGGCACCGTCGGCCTGTGGAGCAAGTACCCGCTCAGCGCCACCCGGCCCGTCGACATCAAGCTCGGCTGGACCCGCGCCATGCGCTCGACCGTCGCCACGCCGCAGGGCGACATCGCCGTCTACGTGGCCCACATGCCCTCGGTCCGGGTCAAGCTCGACTCCGGGTTCACCGCCAGCCAGCGCGACGAGAGCGCCGACGCGCTCGGCGCCGCCATCGCCCACGAGCAGCTCGGCAAGGTCGTGCTCCTCGGCGACCTCAACGGCACGATGAACGACCGCGCCCTGAACGCCGTCACCTCCCAGATGCGCTCCACCCAGGGAGCCGCGGGCAGCGGCTTCGGCTTCAGCTGGCCCGCCTCGTTCCCGATGGCCCGCATCGACCAGATCATGGTCAGGGACATCGAGCCGGTCTCCTCCTGGTCCCTGCCCGCCACCGGGAGCGACCACCTGCCGATCGCGGCCCGCGTCAAGCTCTGA
- a CDS encoding ATP-binding cassette domain-containing protein, with amino-acid sequence MTRIDVNPEGGRGVAVAVRGLVKHYGETKALDGVDLDVHEGTVMGVLGPNGAGKTTLVRCLSTLITPDAGTAVVAGYDAVRQPRQLRRVIGLTGQYASVDEKLSGRENLYLIGRLLDLSRKEARARADALLERFSLTEAASRPARTYSGGMRRRLDLAASMIGRPHVLYLDEPTTGLDPRTRNEVWDEVKSMVRDGVTVLLTTQYMEEAEQLASELTVIDRGRVIANGGIDELKAKVGGRTLRIRPTDPLELRPLAHALDDLGLTGLAATTVDTESGTVLVPILSDEQLTAVVGAVTARGITIGSIATELPSLDEVFLSITGQKATVPQDARPELEEVAV; translated from the coding sequence ATGACGCGAATCGACGTGAACCCCGAAGGCGGCCGAGGAGTCGCCGTGGCCGTGCGGGGGCTGGTCAAGCACTACGGCGAGACCAAGGCCCTGGACGGTGTCGACCTGGACGTGCACGAGGGCACCGTGATGGGTGTGCTCGGTCCGAACGGCGCCGGCAAGACCACCCTCGTACGCTGCCTGTCCACCCTGATCACCCCCGACGCCGGCACCGCGGTCGTCGCCGGTTACGACGCCGTGCGCCAGCCCCGCCAGCTGCGCCGCGTGATCGGCCTCACCGGCCAGTACGCCTCGGTCGACGAGAAGCTCTCCGGCCGGGAGAACCTCTACCTGATCGGGCGCCTGCTCGACCTGTCCCGCAAGGAGGCCCGCGCCCGGGCCGACGCGCTGCTGGAGCGGTTCTCGCTGACCGAGGCGGCGAGCCGCCCGGCCCGGACCTACTCCGGCGGCATGCGGCGCCGCCTCGACCTGGCCGCCTCCATGATCGGCCGCCCGCACGTGCTCTACCTCGACGAGCCGACGACCGGCCTCGACCCCCGGACCCGCAACGAGGTGTGGGACGAGGTCAAGAGCATGGTGCGGGACGGCGTGACCGTGCTGCTCACCACCCAGTACATGGAGGAGGCCGAGCAGCTGGCCTCCGAGCTGACCGTCATCGACCGCGGCCGCGTCATCGCGAACGGCGGCATCGACGAGCTCAAGGCGAAGGTCGGCGGCCGCACGCTGCGGATCCGCCCCACGGACCCGCTGGAGCTGCGCCCGCTGGCGCACGCGCTGGACGACCTGGGCCTGACCGGCCTGGCCGCGACCACCGTGGACACCGAGTCCGGCACCGTGCTCGTCCCGATCCTGAGCGACGAGCAGCTGACCGCCGTCGTCGGCGCGGTCACCGCGCGCGGCATCACGATCGGCTCCATCGCCACCGAACTGCCCAGCCTGGACGAGGTGTTCCTGTCCATCACCGGCCAGAAGGCGACCGTCCCCCAGGACGCCAGGCCCGAACTCGAGGAGGTCGCCGTATGA
- a CDS encoding ABC transporter permease, which produces MSTATTAPTITVAADPRIGLRGHLRHTGALVRRNLLWIKQDPESMMDAVLMPVIFTLLFVYVFGGSIGQSLGGGQQQYVQYVIPGMVAMMSMNIAQGVGTGFNEDFHKGIMDRFRSLPIGRGSVLIAKISVELLRLLVATTVLMVVAVLVGFDITNWGGLFAALGLSALFGSAVMWIFLVLGVTMKNAQSVQAMGFLVMMPLQFGSSIFAPTASMPGWLENFTKYNPMSGLADAARGLMVGGPVAHGLWVTLAWTAGLTVVMAPVAIRKFTKKA; this is translated from the coding sequence ATGAGTACCGCCACCACCGCTCCCACCATCACCGTCGCGGCCGACCCCCGGATCGGACTGCGCGGCCACCTGCGCCACACCGGCGCCCTCGTCCGCCGCAATCTGCTGTGGATCAAGCAGGATCCCGAGTCGATGATGGACGCGGTCCTGATGCCCGTCATCTTCACGCTGCTGTTCGTGTACGTCTTCGGCGGCTCGATCGGCCAGTCCCTCGGCGGCGGCCAGCAGCAGTACGTGCAGTACGTGATCCCCGGCATGGTCGCGATGATGAGCATGAACATCGCGCAGGGCGTCGGCACCGGCTTCAACGAGGACTTCCACAAGGGGATCATGGACCGCTTCCGGTCCCTGCCCATCGGACGCGGCTCGGTCCTGATCGCGAAGATCTCCGTCGAACTGCTGCGCCTGCTCGTCGCCACCACCGTGCTGATGGTCGTCGCGGTCCTGGTCGGCTTCGACATCACGAACTGGGGCGGACTGTTCGCCGCGCTCGGCCTGTCCGCGCTGTTCGGCTCCGCCGTCATGTGGATCTTCCTGGTCCTCGGCGTGACCATGAAGAACGCCCAGTCCGTGCAGGCGATGGGCTTCCTGGTGATGATGCCGCTCCAGTTCGGCTCGTCGATCTTCGCGCCGACCGCGTCGATGCCGGGCTGGCTGGAGAACTTCACCAAGTACAACCCGATGTCCGGGCTCGCGGACGCCGCCCGCGGTCTCATGGTGGGCGGCCCGGTCGCCCACGGCCTGTGGGTGACGCTCGCCTGGACCGCCGGCCTGACGGTCGTCATGGCCCCGGTCGCGATCCGCAAGTTCACCAAGAAGGCCTGA
- a CDS encoding TetR/AcrR family transcriptional regulator — MRGAADCPAPTRGRPRSEAAELAIVEGVVKLLEEGVPLAELSIERIARTAGVGKATIYRRWSGKEELFVDVVASIEGPDPELPGTSLRDDLIRLLEHMRRRGLNLRNSALLHNVFAQMKTLPKLWDAYHEVVVEPRRRAMHGVLRRAVAEGELPEGTDIELAGDLLSGPMLLRTVMRSDAPLADDLSARVVDTVLRGLLNAPGTEGVRREKPQVPPLG, encoded by the coding sequence ATGCGCGGGGCCGCCGACTGCCCCGCGCCCACGCGCGGCCGCCCCCGCAGCGAGGCCGCCGAACTCGCCATCGTCGAGGGCGTCGTGAAGCTCCTCGAAGAAGGCGTCCCGCTCGCCGAACTGTCCATCGAGCGCATCGCCCGCACCGCCGGCGTCGGCAAGGCCACCATCTACCGGCGCTGGAGCGGCAAGGAAGAACTCTTCGTCGACGTCGTCGCCTCCATCGAGGGGCCGGACCCCGAACTCCCCGGCACCTCCCTGCGCGACGATCTGATCCGCCTCCTGGAACACATGCGCCGGCGCGGCCTCAACCTGCGCAACTCGGCCCTGCTCCACAACGTGTTCGCCCAGATGAAGACCCTGCCCAAGCTCTGGGACGCGTACCACGAGGTCGTCGTCGAGCCCCGCCGCCGCGCCATGCACGGCGTACTGCGCCGCGCCGTCGCCGAGGGCGAACTCCCCGAAGGCACCGACATCGAACTCGCCGGCGACCTCCTCAGCGGCCCCATGCTGCTGCGCACCGTCATGCGGTCCGACGCGCCGCTCGCCGACGACCTCTCCGCCCGCGTCGTCGACACCGTCCTGCGCGGCCTCCTCAACGCGCCCGGAACAGAAGGCGTCCGGCGTGAAAAGCCGCAGGTCCCGCCCCTCGGGTGA
- the panB gene encoding 3-methyl-2-oxobutanoate hydroxymethyltransferase gives MTQHVQAAPTQSADSSNPKALYGGKGTRRITVRDITLAKERGEKWPMLTAYDAMTASVFDEAGIPVMLVGDSAGNCHLGYETTVPVTLDQLTMLSAAVVRGTSRALIVGDLPFGSYQEGPTQALRSAMQLVKEAGVGAVKLEGGERSHAQIKLLVEAGIPVMAHIGLTPQSVNTQGYRVQGRGEEAAQQLLRDAKSVQDAGAFAVVLELVPAELAAEVTRTLHIPTVGIGAGPETDAQVLVWTDALGLTGGKMPRFVKQYADLRTVMSDAAKAFAEDVVGGTFPQEEHSVH, from the coding sequence ATGACGCAACACGTTCAGGCTGCCCCGACGCAGTCCGCCGACAGCAGCAATCCCAAGGCGCTGTACGGGGGCAAGGGCACCCGGCGCATCACCGTGCGCGACATCACGCTCGCCAAGGAGCGGGGCGAGAAGTGGCCCATGCTCACCGCCTACGACGCCATGACCGCGTCGGTGTTCGACGAGGCCGGCATCCCCGTCATGCTGGTCGGCGACTCCGCCGGCAACTGTCACCTCGGCTACGAGACCACGGTCCCGGTCACCCTGGACCAGCTCACGATGCTCTCCGCCGCCGTCGTGCGCGGCACGTCCCGCGCGCTCATCGTCGGCGACCTGCCCTTCGGGTCCTACCAGGAGGGGCCCACGCAGGCGCTGCGCTCCGCGATGCAGCTCGTCAAGGAGGCGGGCGTCGGCGCGGTCAAGCTGGAGGGCGGCGAGCGCTCGCACGCCCAGATCAAGCTGCTCGTCGAGGCCGGCATCCCGGTCATGGCGCACATCGGCCTGACCCCGCAGTCGGTCAACACGCAGGGTTACCGGGTGCAGGGGCGCGGCGAGGAGGCGGCGCAGCAGCTGCTGCGCGACGCGAAGTCGGTCCAGGACGCGGGCGCCTTCGCGGTCGTCCTCGAACTGGTCCCGGCGGAGCTCGCCGCGGAGGTCACGCGGACGCTCCACATCCCCACCGTCGGGATCGGCGCGGGCCCCGAGACGGACGCGCAGGTCCTCGTCTGGACGGACGCGCTCGGGCTCACCGGGGGCAAGATGCCGCGCTTCGTCAAGCAGTACGCCGATCTGCGTACCGTCATGTCCGACGCGGCGAAGGCGTTTGCGGAGGACGTGGTCGGCGGAACGTTCCCTCAGGAGGAGCACTCCGTCCACTGA